The following proteins come from a genomic window of Acinetobacter sp. SAAs474:
- the tolQ gene encoding protein TolQ yields the protein MATQLESTLHVSDLILQASPVVQFIMLLLLFASLYSWYLIAKLHMSYKKAHAEDEHFQKIFWSGAELNTLYNNAQLNSKRVGLEDIFYQGLGEFFKLKKRQASTNQTIEGTERILRVGLSRDQSGLEAGLSALASIGSVAPYIGLFGTVWGIMNAFIGLADVEQVTLATVAPGIAEALIATAIGLFAAIPAVLAFNHYTAKGESIYSDRALFAEEMIALLQRQSLSSHQDIE from the coding sequence ATGGCAACTCAATTAGAATCAACACTTCACGTATCAGATCTTATTCTTCAAGCAAGCCCTGTTGTTCAATTCATCATGCTTTTGCTGCTATTCGCATCACTGTATAGCTGGTATTTAATTGCTAAGTTACATATGAGTTATAAAAAAGCGCATGCTGAAGATGAACATTTCCAAAAAATTTTTTGGTCTGGGGCTGAACTCAATACCCTTTATAATAATGCTCAACTTAATTCTAAACGTGTTGGTTTAGAAGATATTTTCTATCAAGGCTTAGGAGAATTCTTTAAGCTAAAAAAACGCCAAGCATCAACAAATCAAACCATTGAAGGTACTGAGCGTATTTTACGCGTCGGTCTTAGTCGTGACCAAAGTGGTTTAGAAGCCGGCCTAAGCGCATTAGCCAGTATTGGTTCTGTTGCACCGTATATTGGTTTATTCGGTACAGTTTGGGGTATCATGAATGCATTTATTGGCTTGGCTGATGTAGAGCAAGTCACCTTGGCAACAGTTGCGCCGGGCATTGCAGAAGCACTGATTGCAACAGCAATTGGCTTGTTTGCAGCGATTCCTGCTGTTTTGGCATTTAACCATTACACCGCAAAAGGAGAGTCAATTTATTCAGATCGTGCACTGTTTGCAGAAGAAATGATTGCATTATTGCAACGTCAATCTCTAAGTTCTCATCAGGATATAGAATAA
- the tolR gene encoding protein TolR: protein MAIQRSGRFERIKKPLKSDMNVVPYIDVMLVLLVIFMVTAPMITSGIKVDLPQANNTPIESAQTPAIVSLDKNGQYFLKYKNLGSNQPLSIDQLTTILTEAQSSAQAENQQLNVIIEGDKTRSYGDVMSLMNSLQQAGLTQVGLLTEPLN, encoded by the coding sequence ATGGCAATTCAGCGTTCAGGACGTTTCGAGCGTATTAAAAAACCTCTTAAAAGTGACATGAATGTCGTACCTTATATTGATGTTATGCTGGTACTTTTAGTCATTTTTATGGTAACAGCCCCCATGATTACCAGTGGAATAAAAGTTGATTTACCACAAGCCAATAATACGCCTATAGAATCTGCACAAACACCTGCGATTGTCAGTTTAGATAAAAATGGACAATATTTTTTAAAATATAAAAATTTAGGTTCTAATCAACCACTCAGTATAGATCAATTAACCACTATTCTTACTGAAGCTCAAAGTTCAGCTCAAGCTGAAAATCAGCAGCTTAATGTGATTATTGAAGGTGACAAGACACGCTCATATGGTGATGTCATGTCACTAATGAATAGTCTGCAACAAGCTGGATTAACTCAAGTAGGTCTATTGACTGAGCCATTAAACTAA